In one window of Flavobacterium ginsengisoli DNA:
- a CDS encoding TonB-dependent receptor domain-containing protein: MRCLPELIRNFLATRDLDKSVTSFAYEMQAFQARLKANFFVKNYYLKTEQVTPTILVGQDGQRSVIMDTDIRNTNFTGYGFASSYAVFPKALIMFSAEKAIRLPNENEIFGLPGQNILSNPNLGPEQSNNFNVGLRLGPYLINNHKFSFYGNAFWRNIQDKIVQQISNRVNEAVQATPFVNLGKTQSVGFETSIQYSFKERLFAGVNLSKFNSIYKDRYDENGNTIIHYNKQLPNEPYFTVNGNLQYNFKNVIQSKSELNLYYYCGYVAPFYTSWLEIDRTTAQFPQDLGLSYAFPNKQFVVSFDAKNIFDEQVYDNFVAQKPGRAFYIKLNYTISKF; this comes from the coding sequence ATGAGATGCTTGCCAGAATTGATTCGTAATTTTTTGGCTACGCGAGATTTGGATAAATCTGTTACTTCTTTTGCTTATGAAATGCAGGCTTTTCAAGCACGTCTAAAAGCTAACTTTTTTGTCAAAAATTATTATTTAAAAACAGAACAAGTTACCCCAACAATATTAGTCGGCCAAGATGGTCAGAGGTCTGTGATTATGGATACTGACATTAGAAATACGAACTTTACAGGATATGGTTTTGCATCTTCATATGCTGTTTTTCCAAAGGCATTGATTATGTTTTCTGCAGAAAAAGCAATTCGATTGCCAAATGAGAATGAAATATTTGGACTTCCGGGCCAAAACATTTTAAGCAATCCTAATTTAGGTCCCGAACAAAGTAATAATTTCAATGTTGGTTTACGATTAGGGCCTTATTTAATTAATAATCATAAGTTTTCATTCTATGGAAATGCTTTTTGGAGAAATATTCAAGATAAAATTGTACAGCAAATAAGTAATCGAGTTAATGAAGCCGTTCAAGCTACCCCATTCGTAAATTTAGGAAAAACGCAATCTGTAGGTTTTGAAACATCTATTCAATATTCATTTAAAGAAAGATTATTCGCAGGAGTAAACCTTTCTAAATTCAATTCTATTTATAAAGATAGGTACGATGAAAATGGAAATACCATTATTCATTATAATAAACAGCTCCCAAACGAGCCTTATTTTACTGTAAATGGAAATCTTCAATATAATTTTAAAAATGTAATTCAAAGTAAATCAGAATTAAACCTTTATTACTACTGCGGTTATGTAGCTCCTTTTTACACTTCTTGGCTTGAAATTGATAGAACAACAGCTCAGTTTCCTCAGGATTTAGGTCTAAGTTATGCCTTTCCAAACAAACAATTTGTAGTGAGTTTTGATGCTAAAAATATTTTCGATGAGCAAGTCTATGACAATTTCGTCGCTCAAAAACCAGGTCGCGCTTTTTACATTAAGCTCAATTATACGATCAGTAAATTTTAA
- a CDS encoding TonB-dependent receptor plug domain-containing protein, producing the protein MRTILLLFLFTISAWSQTGNLTGKVTFGTDELAYGSSIIIKGTQKYAIVNDFGRYDFKGLKYGEYILETSSMEGQTRTTKITINKPNTELNISLDRNGPKDLQEVVIKKSSIRKEIMEKGFAVNVIETQEAAKRNLQTNDLLDRSGGVRIRQNGGLGSAVTYNINGMSGNAIRIFIDGIPIQTYGASFSLNSIPPALIERIEVYKGVVPANLADDSLGGAINVILKKGSKNMIAASVSYGSFNTIQSNFSTTYRDKSGFTVKANGFQNYSDNDYEVWGRFVYNIAPNGRYEYIRAKRFESMYRSYGGRLEAGFTDVKWADNFSISYNGSEDYNQIQHGQYMTKPYKGRFSESARKCF; encoded by the coding sequence ATGAGAACAATTTTACTACTATTTTTATTTACCATTTCAGCGTGGTCACAAACTGGAAATCTTACAGGAAAAGTGACTTTTGGAACCGATGAATTAGCTTATGGTTCATCAATTATTATTAAAGGAACTCAAAAATATGCTATTGTTAATGATTTTGGTCGTTACGATTTTAAGGGTTTAAAATACGGAGAGTATATCTTGGAAACCTCTTCTATGGAAGGTCAAACAAGAACTACAAAAATTACTATCAACAAACCGAATACAGAACTTAATATTTCTTTAGACCGAAATGGCCCTAAAGATTTACAAGAAGTTGTAATCAAAAAATCTTCTATTAGAAAAGAAATAATGGAGAAAGGTTTTGCTGTAAATGTTATCGAAACACAGGAAGCGGCAAAAAGAAATCTTCAAACCAACGATTTATTGGATCGTTCTGGAGGTGTTAGAATTAGGCAAAATGGAGGTTTAGGTTCTGCTGTAACTTACAACATTAACGGGATGTCTGGAAATGCTATTCGTATTTTTATTGATGGAATTCCTATTCAAACTTATGGTGCTTCATTTAGCTTAAATAGTATCCCGCCAGCTTTAATTGAAAGAATTGAAGTTTACAAAGGTGTTGTTCCTGCAAATTTAGCAGATGATTCTCTTGGTGGCGCCATTAATGTGATTCTTAAAAAAGGATCTAAAAACATGATTGCGGCTTCGGTTTCTTATGGTTCTTTTAATACTATCCAATCAAACTTTAGTACCACTTATAGAGACAAATCTGGTTTTACTGTTAAAGCCAATGGATTTCAGAATTATTCTGACAATGACTATGAAGTTTGGGGAAGATTTGTATATAATATTGCTCCTAACGGACGCTATGAATATATTAGGGCGAAACGTTTTGAAAGCATGTACAGATCGTATGGAGGAAGACTTGAAGCGGGTTTTACTGATGTAAAATGGGCAGATAATTTTTCTATCAGTTATAATGGTTCTGAAGATTATAATCAGATTCAGCACGGTCAGTACATGACTAAACCTTATAAAGGACGTTTTAGTGAATCTGCTCGCAAATGTTTTTAG
- a CDS encoding FAD:protein FMN transferase yields MHKLLSYKISLFFVIICCVSAHSQVLRKRTTLLMGGRFDISIVDKDSLSAEKNIDEVIAEITRIENLISDWKPTSQVSEVNQNAGIKPIQVDREVFELAQRAIKLSEITNGGFDVSFVALDRIWKFDGSMTEMPSAEAIKKSVEKVGYKNIILDSTASTIFLKLKGMKIGFGALGEGYATDKCRAMMIAKGVQAGIVNGSGDMSTWGKQPNGKDWKIGITNPFKPEKILVAVPLKEGAVTTSGSYEKFVVFNGKRYSHIINPATGYPATGLCSVTVFGPNAETANGLSTSMMVLGQKEGLLLLQKFPNYSCVMITDKGKVVKSKNFAYKL; encoded by the coding sequence ATGCATAAATTATTATCCTATAAAATTTCATTGTTTTTTGTAATTATTTGCTGTGTATCTGCACATTCGCAAGTATTACGAAAAAGAACTACGCTTTTGATGGGCGGACGTTTTGATATTTCTATTGTCGACAAAGATTCTCTTTCTGCAGAAAAAAATATAGATGAAGTTATCGCTGAAATTACGCGAATTGAAAATTTAATTTCCGATTGGAAACCCACTTCTCAAGTTTCTGAAGTGAATCAGAATGCGGGAATAAAACCCATTCAAGTAGATCGCGAAGTTTTCGAATTGGCACAAAGAGCGATTAAACTTTCTGAAATTACAAATGGCGGATTTGATGTTAGTTTTGTCGCTTTGGACCGTATTTGGAAATTTGACGGTTCGATGACTGAAATGCCTTCGGCGGAAGCCATAAAAAAATCTGTTGAGAAAGTTGGCTATAAAAACATCATTTTAGACAGCACAGCATCTACTATTTTCTTAAAGTTAAAAGGAATGAAAATTGGTTTTGGTGCTTTAGGAGAAGGTTATGCAACTGATAAATGCCGCGCCATGATGATTGCAAAAGGTGTTCAAGCTGGCATTGTAAACGGTTCTGGTGACATGAGCACTTGGGGAAAACAACCCAATGGAAAAGATTGGAAAATCGGAATTACAAATCCGTTTAAACCGGAGAAGATTTTAGTCGCCGTTCCGTTAAAAGAGGGCGCTGTAACAACTTCTGGCAGTTATGAAAAGTTCGTTGTTTTTAACGGAAAACGTTACTCGCACATTATAAATCCTGCAACTGGTTATCCTGCAACTGGTTTATGCAGTGTTACGGTTTTTGGTCCGAACGCAGAAACCGCTAACGGATTAAGCACTTCTATGATGGTTTTGGGACAGAAAGAAGGTTTGCTTTTACTTCAAAAATTTCCTAATTATAGTTGTGTAATGATTACTGATAAAGGGAAAGTTGTTAAGTCTAAGAACTTCGCTTATAAGTTATGA
- a CDS encoding PepSY domain-containing protein, with the protein MTLSFWRYAHLALALFSSIFLLLASVTGIILAVDAVQEKTLPYKAEDFNKITLGETLPILKKKYSEITELSVDYNQFVTLQAIDGDGNDVKAYIDPKTGKVLGTPTKKSEFINWITSLHRSLFLHETGRFFVGVISFCLLLISISGFVLVLKRQRGIRNFFSKIIKEYFAQYYHVLLGRLALIPILIISLTGTYLSLERFNFFMGEEKSKPVKTELSEKAKTTSIFNTTLLSDVKKIEFPFTDDPEEFYIIELKDREIEINQVTGAVISEKLSPMRTQFAALSLDLHTGRINGIWAIILAIACINILFFIYSGFAITLKRRSSRIKNKFKASESTFILLVGSENGSTFRFANSIQKQLIDHGQKVFVSELNKFSAYPKAEHIIVFTSTHGLGDAPSNGTQFKTLLEKQNQNQNINFSVVGFGSKSYPDFCQFAIEIDQLLGKQKWADRYLNLQTVNDKSAVEFVEWIKLWSEKTGIPLATTPSLYNHIPKGLQKLMVLDKTPISETEHTFILTLRASSRVKFSSGDLLAIYPANDSRERLYSIGNHSGNIQLVVKLHPNGLGSGFLNALEPGNVIKAQIVKNPAFHLPKKVQKVAFISNGTGIAPFLGMIEQNKAKQELHLYSGFRMETPTLMAYKKFADIMIQKEHLDNFHVALSREAEHIYVMDLIKRDSSFFTNLFKKGGVVMICGSLAMQKDVESILNELCLSKGLKTLEEYKANKQFLTDCY; encoded by the coding sequence ATGACTCTTTCTTTTTGGCGTTACGCACACTTGGCTTTGGCCCTATTTTCTTCTATTTTTTTGCTTTTGGCTTCGGTAACAGGAATCATTCTGGCGGTCGATGCGGTTCAGGAAAAAACACTTCCGTACAAAGCAGAAGATTTTAATAAAATAACCTTAGGCGAAACGCTTCCAATTTTAAAGAAAAAGTATTCTGAAATTACAGAATTGAGTGTAGATTACAATCAATTTGTAACGCTTCAAGCTATTGATGGAGATGGAAATGACGTTAAAGCATACATTGATCCAAAAACTGGAAAAGTATTAGGAACTCCTACAAAGAAAAGCGAATTCATAAATTGGATTACCAGTTTGCACCGTTCACTGTTTCTTCATGAAACAGGACGTTTTTTTGTGGGCGTAATTTCTTTTTGCTTGCTATTAATATCAATTTCGGGTTTCGTACTGGTTTTAAAAAGACAGCGCGGCATCCGAAATTTCTTTTCTAAAATAATCAAAGAATACTTTGCACAATATTACCATGTTCTTTTAGGAAGATTGGCTTTAATTCCGATTTTAATTATTTCGCTTACAGGAACTTACTTATCTCTAGAAAGATTCAACTTTTTTATGGGCGAAGAAAAATCAAAACCTGTAAAAACAGAACTTTCAGAGAAAGCCAAAACAACTTCAATTTTTAATACCACTTTATTATCTGACGTAAAGAAAATCGAATTTCCTTTTACAGATGATCCTGAAGAATTTTATATTATCGAATTGAAAGACCGAGAAATTGAAATCAATCAGGTTACAGGAGCTGTAATTTCTGAAAAGCTTTCGCCAATGAGAACTCAATTTGCGGCATTAAGCTTAGATCTTCATACAGGAAGAATTAACGGAATCTGGGCGATTATTTTGGCTATAGCCTGCATTAACATTCTGTTCTTTATTTATTCTGGTTTTGCAATTACTTTAAAAAGAAGATCTAGTCGTATTAAGAATAAATTTAAAGCTAGCGAAAGCACTTTTATTCTTTTGGTTGGTTCAGAAAACGGAAGCACTTTCCGATTTGCCAATTCAATTCAGAAACAATTAATTGATCACGGGCAGAAAGTTTTTGTCAGTGAATTGAATAAATTTTCCGCATATCCAAAAGCAGAACACATTATTGTTTTTACTTCAACTCATGGTTTAGGAGACGCTCCTTCTAACGGAACGCAATTCAAAACTTTATTAGAGAAACAAAATCAAAATCAAAATATTAATTTCTCTGTAGTTGGTTTTGGCTCGAAATCGTATCCAGATTTTTGCCAGTTTGCTATTGAAATAGATCAGCTTTTAGGAAAACAAAAATGGGCAGATCGTTATTTGAATTTACAAACTGTAAATGATAAATCGGCGGTTGAGTTTGTAGAATGGATAAAATTATGGAGCGAGAAAACAGGAATTCCGCTGGCTACAACTCCATCATTATACAACCATATTCCGAAAGGTCTGCAAAAATTAATGGTTTTGGATAAAACACCAATTTCTGAAACCGAACATACTTTTATTCTGACTTTAAGAGCTAGTTCTAGAGTTAAATTTAGTTCGGGCGATTTATTGGCAATTTATCCCGCTAACGATTCTAGAGAACGCCTCTACTCGATTGGAAATCATTCTGGAAATATTCAATTAGTTGTAAAATTGCATCCAAACGGATTGGGGTCTGGCTTCCTGAATGCTTTAGAACCAGGAAATGTAATAAAAGCACAGATTGTAAAAAATCCTGCTTTTCATCTTCCTAAAAAAGTTCAAAAAGTGGCTTTTATTTCTAACGGAACAGGAATTGCTCCTTTCTTAGGAATGATTGAACAAAATAAAGCAAAACAAGAACTTCATTTGTATAGCGGATTTAGAATGGAGACGCCAACTTTAATGGCTTACAAAAAGTTTGCTGACATTATGATTCAGAAAGAACATCTGGATAATTTTCATGTCGCTTTATCGCGTGAAGCAGAACATATTTATGTAATGGATTTGATTAAAAGAGATTCCTCTTTCTTTACGAATCTATTTAAAAAAGGTGGTGTCGTTATGATTTGTGGTTCACTTGCCATGCAGAAAGATGTCGAATCAATCTTAAATGAATTGTGTCTTTCAAAAGGACTAAAAACACTTGAAGAATATAAAGCGAATAAACAATTTTTAACGGATTGTTATTAG
- a CDS encoding DUF2271 domain-containing protein, translated as MKSILKIALTSAFIFLVSFQSQAQSSKYKIMLQMNNYMGEGAYIVVSLVNSAGEYEKTLYVMGDDKKWYKSLKEWNKFHTAQKSDDISAKTGASVTGGDRSVTTIEIENSKINKGYKLRFESAVEDQKYYVSDLEVPLTTEGLAEKTDGKGYIKYVRLSKI; from the coding sequence ATGAAATCAATATTAAAAATTGCTCTTACAAGCGCTTTTATCTTTTTAGTTTCTTTCCAATCTCAAGCGCAATCAAGCAAATACAAGATTATGCTACAAATGAATAACTATATGGGAGAAGGTGCTTATATCGTTGTTTCGCTAGTGAATTCGGCAGGAGAATACGAAAAAACTCTTTACGTAATGGGCGATGATAAAAAATGGTACAAGTCTTTAAAAGAATGGAATAAATTTCACACTGCACAAAAATCAGACGACATAAGCGCTAAAACTGGAGCTTCTGTAACGGGAGGTGATCGTAGTGTTACTACAATCGAAATTGAGAATTCTAAAATTAATAAAGGTTACAAATTACGTTTTGAATCTGCTGTAGAAGATCAGAAATATTATGTAAGCGATCTTGAAGTGCCTCTTACAACTGAAGGTCTTGCAGAAAAAACAGATGGTAAAGGTTACATCAAATACGTAAGATTAAGTAAAATATAA
- a CDS encoding ankyrin repeat domain-containing protein: MLARYGNIALLKKLVEKGIKPTSDALLFVAQGSRRESNTLETYKYLVEEVKIKATAQNKAGQNVLHFLAGKPNQAEIIKYFLGKGVDVNKADKEGNTPVMVAAAARETAVLEFFLPSVKNINAQNLKGESALTFAVRNGTPEAVNLLLTKGADVNVKDKDGNNLGVYLVQSYRPAGREKVATDPFDAKAKLLQDKGLNLAAPQKDGNTLYHLAITKNDVSLLKKITDLKVDINAKNKDGLTALHRAAMTSKDDAILKYLVSAGAKKDISTEFDETAYALAKENELLTKNNVSVEFLK; this comes from the coding sequence ATGCTCGCAAGATATGGAAATATTGCTCTTTTGAAAAAACTTGTAGAAAAAGGCATTAAACCAACTAGCGATGCGCTTTTATTTGTCGCACAAGGAAGCCGAAGAGAAAGTAATACTTTAGAAACTTATAAATATTTGGTTGAAGAAGTAAAAATTAAAGCAACTGCTCAAAATAAAGCGGGACAAAATGTATTGCACTTCTTGGCTGGAAAACCAAATCAAGCTGAAATTATTAAATATTTTTTAGGTAAAGGTGTTGATGTAAACAAAGCTGATAAAGAAGGAAATACGCCAGTTATGGTTGCTGCTGCGGCTAGAGAAACTGCTGTCTTAGAATTTTTTCTTCCTTCTGTTAAAAACATAAATGCTCAAAATCTTAAAGGAGAATCTGCTTTGACTTTTGCTGTTAGAAACGGAACTCCAGAAGCTGTAAATTTACTTTTGACCAAAGGTGCAGATGTAAATGTAAAAGACAAAGACGGAAATAATTTAGGTGTTTACTTAGTACAATCATATCGCCCTGCAGGAAGAGAAAAAGTCGCTACTGATCCTTTTGATGCTAAAGCAAAATTACTTCAAGACAAAGGTTTAAACCTTGCGGCTCCACAAAAAGACGGAAACACTTTATATCATTTAGCTATTACTAAAAATGATGTTTCTCTTCTTAAAAAAATCACTGACTTAAAAGTTGACATCAACGCTAAAAATAAAGATGGTTTAACGGCTTTACACAGAGCGGCAATGACTTCTAAGGATGATGCTATTTTAAAATATTTAGTTTCTGCTGGAGCTAAAAAAGACATCAGTACAGAATTTGACGAAACGGCTTACGCTTTAGCGAAAGAGAATGAGCTTTTAACCAAAAACAACGTTTCTGTTGAATTCTTAAAATAA
- a CDS encoding ankyrin repeat domain-containing protein — protein sequence MKKNLFVSFAFVATLFVSAQQKNALLDAAFWKTSPTVETVQAEISKGNNPAEANANAFDVTTLAINNDAPFATIKFLVEQPGNSITKLTHDNRIYLHWAAYRGNTELVQYLIAKGSDVNFEDSHGTAPADFVASNGQSDACDVRCFL from the coding sequence ATGAAAAAGAATCTTTTTGTTTCTTTTGCATTTGTCGCTACTCTATTTGTAAGTGCTCAGCAAAAAAATGCGTTGCTAGATGCGGCTTTCTGGAAAACTTCTCCAACTGTTGAAACGGTTCAGGCAGAAATCTCTAAAGGAAATAATCCAGCTGAAGCCAATGCAAACGCATTTGATGTTACCACCTTAGCCATTAATAATGACGCGCCTTTTGCAACGATCAAATTTTTGGTTGAGCAACCTGGAAATTCAATCACAAAATTAACTCACGATAATCGTATCTATCTCCATTGGGCAGCATATAGAGGAAATACTGAATTGGTTCAATATTTAATTGCTAAAGGTTCTGACGTAAATTTTGAAGACAGCCACGGAACCGCTCCTGCTGATTTCGTCGCTTCAAACGGCCAGTCTGATGCTTGCGATGTACGATGCTTTCTTTAA